A part of Variovorax sp. HW608 genomic DNA contains:
- a CDS encoding Na/Pi cotransporter family protein yields the protein MKLIPMLGSLLGGLALFLFGLELMTDGLKTIAGPKLQVMLGRMTANRFRGVLAGAMVTAILNSSTITTVLMVGFVSAGLMTLAQSVPMIMGANIGSTVTAQIIAFNVSALAPFMLAVGFLCHAFASRALIRQLGGVVLGFGMLFLGIQFMSDATHPLRTYQPFIDAMQDMKGPLLGIVAGAVFTAIVQSSAATLAVIIALAGQGLMPLEAGIALILGANVGTCGTALLAAIGRPPEALQVGIVHLLFNVLGVLFFVFVIPQFADLVRAISPSSPELEGVARLAAETPRQVANTHTIFSVGSTLILIWFVAPMASFARWLVPARHEPTSEGEPIYLDDASLAAASLGLEKVYLEVDRLGGMILRGVKAGLAAGAEAKPQDLQTLLEEDKEIDRLTSSILHYIGRLSQVEHSEDEGRKMVGLTQVTASLDGIRDVVTSNLIIGRQQRMEEGADLTRLRDEHATRFVDAVVGNFEQVIGMIHRDTEGAPAASTPKAEIDTLAAAARKSVLDKLRLDEKSDVLDFRRATDLIEAIRQIARFSRRIAKTVREQGL from the coding sequence TTGAAGCTCATCCCGATGCTGGGTTCGCTGCTGGGTGGTCTCGCGCTCTTTCTCTTCGGCCTCGAGCTGATGACGGACGGGCTCAAGACGATCGCCGGACCGAAGCTGCAGGTGATGCTGGGCAGGATGACCGCCAACCGGTTCCGGGGCGTGCTGGCCGGCGCCATGGTCACCGCGATCCTGAACTCGTCCACGATCACCACCGTGCTGATGGTTGGGTTCGTCTCGGCCGGACTCATGACGCTCGCCCAGTCGGTGCCCATGATCATGGGGGCCAACATCGGCTCGACCGTGACCGCGCAGATCATCGCCTTCAACGTGTCGGCACTCGCGCCGTTCATGCTGGCGGTCGGCTTTCTCTGTCATGCGTTCGCGAGCCGCGCCTTGATCCGGCAGCTCGGCGGCGTCGTGCTCGGGTTCGGCATGCTCTTTCTGGGCATCCAGTTCATGAGCGATGCAACCCACCCCCTGCGCACCTACCAGCCCTTCATCGACGCCATGCAGGACATGAAGGGGCCGCTCCTTGGCATCGTGGCGGGCGCGGTGTTCACGGCGATCGTGCAGAGCTCCGCGGCGACGCTGGCGGTCATCATCGCGCTGGCGGGGCAGGGGCTCATGCCCCTCGAAGCCGGGATCGCCCTGATCCTCGGCGCCAACGTCGGTACCTGCGGAACGGCGCTGCTGGCTGCCATCGGAAGGCCGCCCGAGGCGCTGCAGGTCGGCATCGTGCATCTGCTGTTCAACGTCCTGGGCGTGCTGTTCTTCGTCTTCGTCATTCCGCAGTTCGCCGATCTCGTGAGGGCCATCTCGCCGTCCTCGCCCGAGCTCGAAGGCGTCGCCCGTCTCGCGGCCGAGACGCCGCGCCAGGTGGCCAACACGCACACGATCTTCAGCGTCGGGAGCACACTGATCCTGATCTGGTTCGTCGCGCCGATGGCGAGCTTCGCCCGGTGGCTCGTTCCGGCGCGTCACGAGCCGACGAGCGAAGGCGAACCGATCTACCTCGACGACGCCTCGCTGGCGGCGGCATCCCTCGGGCTCGAGAAGGTCTACCTGGAGGTGGACCGGCTCGGCGGGATGATCCTGCGGGGGGTCAAGGCCGGGCTGGCAGCCGGCGCGGAAGCGAAGCCGCAGGACCTTCAGACCCTGCTCGAGGAAGACAAGGAAATCGACCGGCTGACGTCATCGATCCTGCACTACATCGGCCGCCTGTCGCAGGTGGAGCATTCCGAGGACGAGGGCCGGAAGATGGTCGGCCTGACGCAGGTCACCGCCAGTCTGGACGGTATCCGCGACGTGGTCACGAGCAACCTGATCATCGGTCGCCAGCAAAGGATGGAAGAGGGCGCCGACCTGACCCGCCTGCGCGACGAGCACGCCACCCGGTTCGTGGACGCCGTCGTCGGCAATTTCGAGCAGGTGATCGGCATGATCCACCGGGACACGGAGGGCGCGCCGGCCGCCAGCACGCCGAAAGCAGAGATCGATACCCTGGCCGCCGCGGCACGCAAGAGCGTGCTCGACAAGCTCAGGCTGGACGAAAAGTCCGACGTGCTCGATTTCCGTCGGGCCACGGACCTGATCGAGGCGATCAGGCAGATCGCGCGTTTCTCCCGGCGGATTGCCAAGACGGTGAGGGAGCAGGGCCTGTAG
- a CDS encoding DUF5666 domain-containing protein — MNIRNLLRGLSPLLLALLLSCGGGGDSGSGAASSAASAGTGSTTSTIASAGSTTLEATGGADTGSSTSSDSGSTTTASSGDGSGVGSGGTGISTADAATSVGAVDGMGSIIVNGLRYNVDNATLSLSDATELQIGMSIAVTGPVDASFSNGVATRLTSAAELRGPVTSVDPAAGSFVVMGTQVILDDATVWADLPGVASLTVGSNVQVWGLPASPGVLSATRVQQQVSNPAPIVTGTVQQLDSASGTFMLGNLTVAYGSANLSGGLANGMIVRVRADAQTTPGLLTATQVEAWYPIPTVNGLPVHLEGVITNYTSLGAFQVLGQSVDASGAQVTGGTSSKINNDVKVQVGGTLVNGVLVASELKIRHIPGAGALPSYTLIGSVGNYVSPASFRVRGQLVDASGPGVLFVNGTRAALANSVNVTVVGTRIVNGALMADQVSFN; from the coding sequence ATGAACATCAGAAACTTGCTCCGCGGCTTGTCGCCTTTGCTGTTGGCCTTGCTGCTTTCATGCGGCGGCGGTGGCGACAGCGGCAGTGGTGCGGCGAGTTCCGCCGCATCGGCCGGGACGGGCAGCACGACATCCACGATCGCCTCCGCCGGCAGCACAACCCTCGAAGCAACGGGTGGCGCCGACACCGGCAGCAGCACGAGTTCGGACAGCGGATCGACGACCACCGCCTCGAGCGGCGACGGCTCGGGCGTCGGCTCCGGCGGGACCGGCATCAGCACGGCCGACGCAGCGACCAGCGTCGGCGCGGTCGATGGCATGGGGAGCATCATCGTCAATGGCCTGCGCTACAACGTCGACAACGCGACCCTGAGTCTCAGCGACGCGACCGAGTTGCAGATCGGGATGTCGATCGCCGTCACCGGCCCGGTCGATGCTTCGTTCAGCAATGGCGTCGCCACGCGCCTGACATCGGCGGCTGAGCTTCGCGGGCCCGTCACTTCTGTCGATCCGGCCGCAGGCAGCTTCGTGGTCATGGGTACCCAGGTGATCCTCGATGACGCCACCGTGTGGGCCGATCTTCCGGGCGTGGCGAGCCTCACGGTCGGTTCGAACGTTCAGGTCTGGGGCCTGCCGGCAAGTCCCGGCGTGCTGAGCGCGACGCGCGTCCAGCAGCAGGTCTCGAACCCGGCACCCATCGTCACGGGTACCGTCCAGCAGCTTGATTCGGCGAGCGGCACTTTCATGCTGGGCAACCTGACCGTTGCCTACGGTTCAGCCAACCTGTCCGGCGGCCTGGCGAACGGAATGATCGTGCGCGTCCGCGCCGATGCCCAGACGACGCCGGGGCTGCTCACCGCGACGCAGGTCGAAGCGTGGTATCCGATCCCCACGGTGAACGGGCTGCCGGTTCACCTGGAAGGCGTGATCACGAATTACACGTCCTTGGGTGCCTTCCAGGTCCTGGGGCAATCCGTCGATGCCTCGGGGGCCCAGGTCACCGGCGGCACCTCCAGCAAGATCAACAATGACGTCAAGGTGCAGGTTGGCGGAACGCTCGTCAATGGCGTGCTCGTCGCGTCCGAACTCAAGATCAGGCATATCCCGGGCGCCGGCGCATTGCCCTCGTACACGCTCATCGGAAGCGTCGGCAACTATGTCTCGCCCGCGAGTTTCCGCGTGCGCGGACAGCTGGTGGATGCCAGCGGCCCCGGCGTCCTGTTCGTGAACGGGACGCGGGCCGCGTTGGCAAACAGCGTCAACGTGACGGTGGTGGGCACCCGGATCGTGAACGGCGCCCTGATGGCCGACCAGGTGAGTTTCAACTAG
- a CDS encoding DUF6502 family protein, which yields MDNRLAWAQAACARIMRPVIRLALAMGLKHPHLEELLRDLLLDEAHRLWRAQGVKAPNISQLSVTTGLNRKAVTAKVRETADPLPNTDVSPAAKTVTLWLQFLSDDPAYRRLPIMGDAGTPSFEKLAREGSRGNVHHRAILDELVRLEMVDEVDGHVELKADAFVPAQDLRSMLAFLGDNSRDHLLAAVSNILGERPPMLERSVYANGVAIEDCESIHELVRQRWSTLHHELVDKMTHAVDTAGDSPLGRIRVGIYTYFESAVKPSGTGDGES from the coding sequence ATGGATAACCGACTTGCCTGGGCCCAGGCCGCCTGCGCACGCATCATGCGTCCGGTGATCAGGCTGGCATTGGCCATGGGGCTCAAGCATCCTCACCTGGAAGAGTTGCTGCGCGACCTGCTTCTGGACGAAGCCCATCGCCTGTGGCGTGCCCAGGGCGTGAAGGCGCCAAACATCAGCCAGTTGTCGGTCACGACCGGGCTGAATCGCAAGGCAGTGACCGCCAAAGTGCGGGAGACGGCCGACCCGCTACCGAACACGGATGTCTCGCCGGCAGCGAAGACAGTCACCCTCTGGCTCCAGTTCTTATCGGACGACCCTGCATACCGGCGGCTGCCCATCATGGGCGACGCGGGAACACCGTCATTCGAAAAGCTCGCCAGGGAAGGCAGCCGCGGCAATGTGCATCACCGTGCCATCCTCGATGAACTGGTGCGGCTCGAGATGGTGGACGAGGTCGACGGCCACGTCGAGCTCAAAGCCGACGCCTTCGTTCCCGCGCAAGATCTTCGGTCGATGCTCGCATTCCTCGGAGACAATTCCCGCGACCACCTGCTCGCGGCGGTATCGAACATCCTCGGCGAACGGCCCCCCATGCTGGAACGCTCGGTCTACGCGAACGGCGTGGCCATCGAGGACTGCGAAAGCATTCACGAACTCGTCCGCCAGCGCTGGAGCACGCTCCATCACGAACTTGTCGACAAGATGACCCATGCTGTCGATACAGCAGGCGATTCGCCCTTGGGCAGAATCCGCGTCGGTATCTACACGTATTTCGAAAGCGCCGTGAAGCCGTCAGGCACTGGCGACGGCGAATCATGA
- a CDS encoding pilus assembly protein — MVIIDDTANNDADMGSCTYWDGTAPASPENSKSLGNYQCALANFIHKVATQPDGSAALNVGLVDMSGLLIALTPIDDKAYKGSMSVPAGTTNRQAYILAVKALTKVTGKARQGAAFQETWAYFTGGNDGTGNTGKGILSGTTYTGTSATTGCQHNYAIFLSGVKANASHALEWNNPSELVPLTASVTNAVAAKTITQAQGTNFLTPVPNKPEAGYGIEWARFMFGFDANSSASGLQSIVTYSIGTGDTAASGTTITSTMELYIKATSTYGGGKYYPAGTDPNALATDLGKVFDEIQDVNSVFSSPALPVSANLQGVYLNQVYVATFRPDASGLPRWWGNLKQYQFGVDTSNPQVGPSLYMGGAAWTWTPMVAGQSAQQALSSSTGFFGSDTVSFWTAKDATQLPDSIGGFWVSNPKAQGAGGGYDSPDGNLVEKGGVAQQLRIANLQNDYTKTPGNAKNPRNLYTCNGTCAAGALSTTLFATTNTTLNSSLGTTLINWVRGEDNAGDEQGPGLSITPALSTPINIRPSIHGDVLHSRPAVVNYGAAIGVVVFYGANDGVFHAINGNQPPATNTSPQPMGGCTVSTTCSIGGIPPGGELWGFIAPEFQGKLKRLRDNSPTVKLSTTVDTTATPKDYFFDGSTTVYQDSTKTYLFLSARRGGRMIYALDVTDPTRPAFLWKKGCPNLTDNVGCDAGFTELGQTWSLPKVTRIKAQANPVLIFGAGYDKSEDYDANFPLLQSPTAATMGRGIFVLDAFTGAPLWQAGPVNTCVGATVCSVNAGMTFPFAADIALVDRIGADGKTDRLYAADTGGNIWRVNLEPTGTGAFNTWTITKLASLGGTGTTHRKFLFPPDVVLTKTFDAVMAATGDREHPLLGAAATSVVNRFYMIKDTIIGPDSTGWTTVVDATSATADVAPSALFNATTVAYDGTLAGYYKSLTSPGEKSVNAPTTVGGITYVGTNQPVAPTNSCTNNLGIARGHQFNFLTGDDTPQVFNGGGLPPSPVFVLVTVKVPDPTDPTKTKNRTLPALIGAGGGSGPDSGSPLGAQTLPPPTTKKKRTYWNHDIDR; from the coding sequence ATGGTCATCATCGACGACACGGCCAACAACGACGCCGACATGGGGTCTTGTACCTATTGGGACGGAACGGCTCCCGCTAGCCCCGAGAACAGCAAGTCCTTGGGCAACTATCAATGCGCGCTGGCGAACTTCATCCATAAGGTGGCGACGCAGCCCGACGGCAGCGCCGCGCTCAACGTCGGGCTGGTTGACATGAGCGGGCTACTGATCGCCCTGACGCCGATCGACGACAAGGCGTACAAGGGCAGCATGAGCGTCCCGGCCGGCACCACGAACCGGCAGGCCTACATCCTCGCCGTCAAGGCGCTGACGAAGGTGACAGGCAAGGCCCGCCAGGGTGCCGCGTTTCAGGAAACCTGGGCCTACTTCACCGGCGGCAACGACGGAACCGGAAACACTGGCAAGGGCATCCTTTCGGGCACGACTTACACGGGTACGAGCGCCACGACCGGCTGCCAGCACAACTACGCGATCTTTCTCAGCGGCGTGAAGGCGAATGCCTCACACGCGCTTGAATGGAACAACCCCAGCGAACTGGTACCGCTGACCGCATCGGTCACCAACGCGGTGGCCGCCAAGACCATCACGCAAGCACAAGGCACGAATTTTCTCACGCCGGTTCCAAACAAGCCGGAGGCGGGCTATGGCATCGAATGGGCACGCTTCATGTTCGGCTTCGATGCCAACTCGAGTGCGTCCGGGCTGCAGAGCATCGTGACCTATTCGATCGGCACGGGCGATACGGCCGCTTCCGGCACGACCATCACCAGTACGATGGAGCTGTACATCAAGGCGACGTCGACCTATGGCGGCGGCAAGTACTACCCCGCGGGCACCGATCCGAACGCGCTGGCCACGGATCTGGGCAAGGTCTTCGACGAGATTCAGGATGTCAACAGCGTGTTCTCGTCGCCGGCCCTGCCGGTGAGCGCGAATCTGCAGGGCGTCTATCTGAACCAGGTGTATGTGGCCACCTTCCGCCCGGATGCCTCCGGCCTGCCGCGCTGGTGGGGAAACCTGAAGCAGTATCAGTTCGGGGTCGACACGAGCAACCCCCAGGTCGGACCGTCGCTGTATATGGGCGGTGCGGCCTGGACCTGGACCCCGATGGTGGCGGGGCAATCCGCGCAGCAGGCGCTCAGTTCATCGACCGGCTTCTTCGGCTCTGATACCGTCAGCTTCTGGACCGCGAAAGACGCAACCCAGTTGCCCGATTCCATTGGCGGTTTCTGGGTCAGCAACCCGAAGGCGCAGGGTGCGGGCGGTGGCTACGACTCGCCCGACGGCAATCTCGTCGAGAAGGGCGGCGTCGCTCAGCAGCTTCGGATCGCCAATCTCCAGAACGACTATACGAAGACGCCTGGCAATGCGAAGAATCCGCGCAATCTGTACACCTGCAATGGGACGTGCGCGGCGGGCGCCTTGTCGACAACGCTGTTTGCGACGACGAACACGACCCTGAATTCGAGCCTCGGCACGACCTTGATCAACTGGGTGCGCGGCGAAGACAACGCCGGCGACGAACAAGGGCCCGGCCTCTCCATCACCCCCGCACTTAGCACCCCCATCAATATCCGGCCGTCGATTCACGGCGACGTGCTGCACTCGCGGCCGGCGGTGGTCAACTACGGCGCCGCGATCGGCGTGGTGGTGTTCTACGGCGCCAACGACGGCGTGTTTCACGCGATCAACGGGAACCAGCCCCCGGCGACCAACACATCGCCGCAGCCGATGGGCGGTTGCACGGTGAGCACGACCTGCTCGATCGGCGGCATCCCTCCGGGCGGAGAGTTGTGGGGCTTTATCGCGCCGGAGTTCCAGGGCAAGCTGAAGCGCCTGCGCGACAACAGCCCGACCGTGAAGCTCTCGACCACGGTGGATACGACCGCGACACCCAAGGACTACTTCTTCGACGGTTCGACCACCGTCTACCAGGACAGCACGAAGACCTACCTGTTCCTGTCGGCACGGCGCGGCGGGCGGATGATCTATGCGCTCGACGTCACCGACCCGACAAGGCCCGCATTCCTATGGAAGAAGGGTTGCCCGAACCTCACCGACAACGTCGGTTGCGACGCCGGCTTCACCGAACTCGGCCAGACCTGGTCGCTGCCCAAGGTGACCCGGATCAAGGCGCAGGCGAACCCGGTGCTGATCTTCGGCGCCGGCTACGACAAGAGCGAAGACTACGACGCCAACTTCCCGTTGCTCCAGTCCCCGACGGCTGCGACGATGGGCCGGGGCATTTTCGTGCTGGATGCTTTCACCGGGGCGCCCTTGTGGCAGGCCGGGCCCGTCAACACCTGCGTCGGCGCGACGGTCTGTTCCGTCAACGCGGGAATGACCTTTCCGTTCGCGGCCGACATCGCCCTCGTTGATCGCATTGGCGCCGATGGCAAGACCGACCGGCTGTATGCAGCCGATACGGGGGGCAACATCTGGCGCGTCAACCTGGAGCCGACCGGCACGGGTGCGTTCAATACCTGGACCATCACGAAGCTGGCATCCCTCGGCGGAACGGGAACCACGCATCGCAAGTTCCTGTTCCCGCCCGACGTGGTGCTGACGAAGACTTTCGACGCCGTGATGGCCGCCACCGGCGACCGCGAGCATCCGCTGCTGGGAGCGGCCGCCACTTCGGTCGTGAATCGCTTTTACATGATCAAGGACACGATCATCGGCCCCGACAGCACGGGCTGGACGACCGTGGTCGACGCAACTTCGGCCACTGCCGATGTGGCGCCGAGCGCCTTGTTCAATGCAACGACCGTGGCCTATGACGGCACCCTGGCGGGCTACTACAAATCCCTCACGAGTCCGGGCGAGAAGAGCGTGAATGCGCCCACGACGGTCGGCGGCATCACCTACGTCGGCACGAACCAGCCGGTGGCCCCGACCAATTCCTGCACCAACAATCTCGGCATCGCGCGGGGGCACCAGTTCAATTTCCTGACCGGAGACGACACGCCTCAGGTGTTCAACGGCGGCGGCTTGCCGCCGAGCCCGGTTTTCGTTCTGGTGACGGTCAAGGTGCCCGACCCCACTGATCCGACCAAGACCAAGAACAGGACCCTTCCAGCCCTTATCGGTGCCGGCGGGGGCTCCGGGCCGGACAGTGGTTCGCCTCTGGGCGCCCAAACCTTGCCGCCGCCCACGACGAAGAAGAAGCGCACCTACTGGAATCACGATATTGACCGGTAG
- a CDS encoding PilX N-terminal domain-containing pilus assembly protein yields MRRKNNRSQSSKHQSGAVLLVSMVLLVLLTLIVVSAIKSTNVNSKIVGNMQRQHEAEAASQQAVEALISQNFMADPVAAKARISATVDINNDGAPDFDMAVAVPTCKGVKPLEGLDLDVTNADDQKCFASSSGPGGDGSIHLTSGTTQASICSQTNWDISVTATDHNGSGATASTHQGIAVRVGPGATC; encoded by the coding sequence ATGCGCAGGAAGAATAATCGATCGCAGTCGTCGAAGCACCAGTCGGGCGCTGTGCTGCTCGTCTCGATGGTGTTGTTGGTGTTGCTCACGCTGATCGTGGTCTCGGCGATCAAAAGCACCAACGTGAACTCGAAGATCGTCGGAAACATGCAGCGGCAGCACGAAGCCGAGGCCGCATCGCAGCAGGCCGTGGAGGCCTTGATCAGTCAGAATTTCATGGCCGATCCGGTCGCAGCCAAGGCCCGCATCAGCGCGACGGTGGACATCAACAACGACGGCGCCCCCGATTTCGACATGGCCGTTGCGGTCCCCACCTGCAAGGGCGTGAAGCCGCTCGAGGGCCTCGACCTCGACGTCACAAACGCGGACGACCAGAAGTGTTTTGCTTCGTCGTCGGGCCCCGGCGGGGATGGCTCGATCCACCTGACGTCGGGCACCACCCAGGCGAGCATCTGCTCGCAGACGAATTGGGACATCAGCGTCACGGCGACCGATCACAACGGCTCCGGCGCCACGGCCAGCACACACCAGGGCATCGCAGTGCGCGTCGGCCCCGGCGCCACTTGCTGA
- a CDS encoding PilW family protein produces the protein MAAVRARHCRGAAALGFSLVELLVAITLGLFLVIGLITLLVSNTTNRTELDKSSRQIENGRYAVQLLSDDIEHSGFIGSQAQSSFAAPPVVPTACPIVTPPDYTPLGYTSATLPALSSIPLSVYGVAATPACLSHVKLGTARLMVTRLSTTALTAAGAAGTGETYVQFSNCPDTATDSTQLVIAGDAGPFPLHEKDCVTKTPLRKVIQRIYFVADCNVCTGAGADTTPTLKVAEYSGGANVVTPLVEGIENLQFDYGIDMNNGGAPGCYVSDPASPQAAEILPSRCPQTTPTAYVWTNAAANWQNVVAVRIHVLARNAEQSGGWKDGRTYDMGLPVPGIVDSNGQATTGTVGASNDGYKRHVYSAVARLYNVSGQRELQ, from the coding sequence TTGGCCGCAGTTCGCGCCAGGCACTGCCGTGGCGCCGCGGCGCTCGGGTTTTCGCTGGTCGAGCTGCTGGTGGCAATAACGCTGGGCCTGTTCCTGGTCATCGGCCTGATCACGCTGCTGGTATCGAATACCACGAACCGGACCGAGCTCGACAAGTCCTCGCGGCAGATCGAGAACGGCCGCTACGCGGTGCAACTGCTCAGCGACGATATCGAGCACTCCGGCTTCATCGGTTCGCAGGCGCAATCGAGCTTCGCTGCTCCTCCGGTCGTGCCGACGGCGTGCCCGATCGTCACCCCGCCAGACTACACGCCGTTAGGCTACACGTCGGCCACCTTGCCTGCGCTCTCTTCGATTCCGTTGTCGGTCTACGGTGTTGCCGCGACCCCGGCGTGCCTGAGCCACGTCAAGCTCGGTACCGCCAGGCTGATGGTCACGCGGCTCAGCACCACCGCGCTCACGGCAGCCGGCGCAGCCGGGACGGGCGAAACCTACGTGCAGTTTTCCAACTGCCCCGACACCGCGACAGACTCCACACAACTCGTGATTGCCGGTGACGCTGGGCCGTTCCCCTTGCACGAAAAGGATTGCGTCACGAAGACGCCGTTGCGCAAGGTCATTCAGCGCATCTATTTCGTCGCCGACTGCAATGTGTGCACTGGCGCCGGCGCCGATACGACGCCGACGCTCAAAGTCGCCGAATACAGCGGGGGCGCGAACGTCGTGACGCCGCTGGTCGAGGGCATCGAAAACCTGCAGTTCGACTACGGCATCGACATGAACAACGGCGGCGCGCCGGGGTGCTACGTCAGCGACCCCGCGAGTCCGCAGGCCGCGGAAATTCTCCCCAGCAGGTGTCCGCAGACCACGCCGACGGCCTACGTCTGGACGAACGCGGCCGCCAACTGGCAGAACGTGGTGGCTGTGCGCATCCATGTGCTGGCCCGCAATGCCGAGCAGTCCGGCGGCTGGAAAGACGGGCGCACCTATGACATGGGCCTCCCGGTCCCCGGCATCGTCGACAGCAACGGCCAGGCCACAACAGGCACCGTCGGGGCCTCCAACGACGGCTACAAGCGCCACGTCTACAGCGCCGTCGCGCGGCTCTACAACGTCTCGGGACAACGGGAGCTGCAATGA
- the pilV gene encoding type IV pilus modification protein PilV has translation MLMKRPAFLAFGAVRMPTARMRRRRAAGGFAMIEVLVTLVILVFGLLGLAGISARINAAEMESYQRVQALLLLQDMADRLNANRKVADCYSNATTGVQVGVGYTGTPACTNPTGNAQGNAQQNAQAVSDLSLWDAALKGSAEVNGTKIGAMIGAVGCVIRLDPTASGLAAADVVYLVTVSWQGLTPTAAPVTAAGRPGPCGKGLYGNEALHRIVTTTIQIGTLTP, from the coding sequence ATGCTCATGAAGCGCCCCGCGTTCCTCGCGTTCGGGGCCGTGCGCATGCCCACCGCGCGGATGCGCCGACGGCGCGCTGCCGGCGGCTTCGCGATGATCGAAGTCCTGGTGACGCTGGTCATCCTGGTGTTCGGACTGCTCGGCCTGGCGGGCATCAGCGCGCGCATCAACGCGGCCGAGATGGAGTCCTACCAGCGGGTTCAGGCGCTCCTCTTGCTGCAGGACATGGCCGATCGGCTCAACGCCAATCGCAAGGTGGCCGACTGCTACTCCAACGCCACCACCGGCGTGCAGGTTGGGGTCGGCTATACGGGTACGCCGGCATGTACAAACCCCACGGGCAACGCCCAGGGCAACGCGCAGCAGAACGCCCAGGCGGTGTCCGACCTCAGCCTTTGGGATGCGGCGCTCAAGGGCAGTGCTGAAGTCAACGGAACGAAGATCGGCGCGATGATCGGCGCCGTCGGTTGCGTCATCCGCCTCGATCCCACGGCGAGCGGCCTGGCCGCTGCCGATGTCGTGTACTTGGTCACTGTGTCGTGGCAGGGCCTGACCCCCACGGCGGCTCCCGTGACCGCGGCCGGCCGGCCCGGCCCTTGCGGCAAGGGGCTGTACGGCAACGAGGCCCTGCACCGCATCGTCACGACCACGATCCAGATCGGAACCTTGACACCATGA
- a CDS encoding GspH/FimT family pseudopilin: MLVMSTLRPRPAAGDSAARAMRGFTLIELVFTITLVAILAALAAPSFRQFILSQRVKNASFDLVAALTLARSEAISRNTSVDVAKSGSGWSSGWTVSTVVAGTPTTLLAQNSFAGVAITDSASLGTLTYGKDGRTTTAGTKFAICPPAPVIAGVAMRCVSVGLSGVPSSTPLNNPTPTLTTAGSCLPCS, from the coding sequence ATGCTGGTGATGTCGACCCTCCGGCCACGGCCCGCGGCGGGCGATTCCGCAGCGCGGGCGATGCGCGGATTCACCCTGATCGAGCTCGTCTTCACGATCACCCTGGTGGCGATTCTTGCCGCGCTGGCGGCACCGTCGTTCCGGCAGTTCATTCTGTCGCAGCGGGTCAAGAATGCGTCCTTCGATCTGGTCGCCGCGCTGACCCTTGCGCGTAGCGAAGCGATCAGTCGCAACACGAGCGTCGACGTCGCCAAGTCTGGCTCCGGCTGGTCCTCGGGCTGGACAGTGTCGACGGTCGTCGCCGGTACGCCGACGACGTTGCTTGCCCAGAATTCGTTCGCGGGCGTCGCGATCACGGATTCCGCGAGCCTCGGCACACTGACCTATGGCAAGGACGGCCGCACGACCACGGCAGGCACCAAGTTCGCCATTTGCCCCCCTGCCCCCGTAATTGCAGGGGTGGCGATGCGTTGCGTATCGGTCGGCCTGAGTGGCGTTCCCAGCAGCACGCCGCTCAACAACCCCACCCCCACCCTCACCACTGCGGGATCATGCTTGCCATGCTCATGA
- a CDS encoding type IV pilin protein, with amino-acid sequence MRGRNGFTLIEVMVTVAIVAILAAIAYPSYTAYIVRSNRAAAQGYMLEVTNLQQRYLLDARQYASDSVRQANWPTPANVSPNYTIAIALQAGPPPGYTITATPINAQQSRDTACGTLTVDQTGQKTVSGTGTSCW; translated from the coding sequence ATGCGCGGGCGAAACGGGTTTACGTTGATCGAGGTGATGGTGACGGTCGCGATCGTTGCCATCCTGGCGGCGATCGCCTATCCGTCGTACACGGCGTACATCGTCCGCTCCAATCGGGCGGCGGCGCAGGGGTACATGCTCGAAGTCACCAACTTGCAGCAGCGCTATCTGCTGGATGCGCGGCAGTATGCCTCGGACTCGGTGCGGCAGGCGAACTGGCCCACGCCCGCGAACGTGTCGCCCAACTACACCATCGCGATCGCCCTGCAGGCCGGGCCGCCGCCGGGCTACACGATCACCGCGACGCCCATCAATGCGCAGCAGTCCCGCGATACGGCCTGCGGCACGCTGACCGTTGACCAGACAGGCCAGAAGACGGTTTCGGGGACGGGCACGTCATGCTGGTGA